One Amaranthus tricolor cultivar Red isolate AtriRed21 chromosome 10, ASM2621246v1, whole genome shotgun sequence genomic window carries:
- the LOC130825511 gene encoding putative receptor protein kinase ZmPK1: MKTQTTFFLLLLYTNLTSLSFARNFLPKGSSLNVKDPSNTDNLLISPDKTFTCGFLNTGTTNAYYFSIWFTNSKQKTVVWTSNRDNPVNGRRSRLTLRKDGVMVLTDIEGSIVWKTNTTGSNVERAELLNTGNLVLRDQTSNILWQSFDFPTHTLLPNQFFTKTQKLVSGIGPDMIGTGYFSFFFDTDNMLTMVYDGPEISGVYWPNIGLNIYQNGRANYNSSRVAVFDDLGTFSSSDHFQFSASDVGIGIKRRLTMDYDGNFRVYSLNESSGLWNITWEAISKLCDVHGLCGRNGICVYTPKPMCSCPPLYELINSSDLSKGCTPKFKRSCFDSEFVEITHVDYYGFDLNYRPSVSFEACKELCVGDCRCQAFSYRVTGDGLCFTKGALFNGFRSDEFQASMYLRLPSAKETSLKSVDGLNVSRIDCSRGKVLEFPKKYEITNQRFKWVYLYSFGIAIGTIEVVLLLAGWWFLFRKHDLSAPMEDGYQALSNQFRSYSYKELKKATGNFKEEVGKGGFGAVYKGTLVDDRVVAVKKLGDVVQGEEEFWAEVSTIGKINHMNLARMWGFCSERKHRMLVYEYVPKGSLDKHLFSSTTLLGWKERFKIALGTAKGLAYLHHECLEWVIHCDVKPENILLDENYEAKISDFGLAKLRQRGSHGSSETTRIRGTKGYMAPDWAMNLPITAKVDVYSYGVVILELVKGIRLSSWVELEEIPELVRFVRMAKRKEDSWVEDLVDSRLVGNFSRNQAAIMIEIGLSCVEEDRNKRPSMESVVQALVECYGDEKLVV; the protein is encoded by the coding sequence atgaaaacCCAAACAACTTTCTTCCTTCTCCTCCTTTATACCAATCTAACATCCCTCtcttttgctagaaattttctTCCAAAAGGATCTTCCTTAAATGTCAAAGATCCATCTAACACTGATAATCTTCTCATTTCTCCTGATAAAACCTTCACTTGTGGATTCCTAAATACAGGAACAACAAATGCATATTACTTCTCTATTTGGTTCACAAATTCCAAACAAAAAACAGTTGTATGGACATCTAACAGAGATAATCCTGTTAATGGCCGCCGCTCGCGGCTAACATTAAGAAAAGATGGTGTGATGGTATTAACAGACATTGAAGGGTCAATTGTTTGGAAAACAAACACAACAGGATCAAATGTTGAAAGAGCCGAGCTTCTCAATACAGGAAATCTTGTTCTTAGAGATCAAACTAGTAATATTCTTTGGCAGAGTTTTGATTTTCCTACTCATACTTTGCTTCCTAATCAATTTTTTACAAAAACCCAGAAATTGGTTTCTGGTATTGGTCCTGATATGATTGGAACTGGGTATTTTAGTTTCTTTTTTGATACTGATAATATGCTTACAATGGTTTATGATGGTCCTGAAATTTCTGGCGTTTATTGGCCTAATATAGGGCTTAATATTTATCAAAATGGTAGAGCAAATTATAATAGTAGTAGGGTTGCTGTATTTGATGATTTGGGCACATTTTCTTCAAGTGATCATTTCCAATTTAGTGCTTCAGATGTTGGAATTGGGATTAAAAGAAGATTAACCATGGATTATGATGGGAATTTTAGGGTTTATAGTTTGAATGAATCATCTGGGTTATGGAATATAACATGGGAAGCAATTTCAAAATTGTGTGATGTTCATGGTCTTTGTGGTAGGAATGGGATTTGTGTTTATACACCAAAACCCATGTGTAGTTGCCCACCATTGTATGAACTGATCAACTCAAGCGATTTGAGTAAAGGTTGTACGCCGAAATTCAAAAGAAGTTGTTTTGATTCCGAGTTTGTTGAGATAACCCATGTTGATTACTATGGTTTTGACCTAAATTATAGACCTAGTGTTTCTTTTGAAGCTTGTAAGGAACTTTGTGTAGGAGATTGTAGATGTCAAGCATTTAGTTATAGAGTAACCGGTGATGGATTGTGTTTCACAAAAGGTGCCCTTTTTAATGGATTTAGGTCGGATGAATTTCAAGCGAGTATGTATCTTAGATTACCAAGTGCTAAAGAAACATCATTGAAATCTGTTGATGGGCTTAATGTGTCTCGAATTGATTGTAGTCGAGGGAAAGTGTTGGAATTTCCGAAAAAATATGAGATCACGAATCAAAGATTCAAATGGGTTTATTTGTACTCATTTGGTATTGCAATTGGTACGATTGAAGTAGTTTTATTGTTAGCGGGGTGGTGGTTTTTGTTTAGGAAACACGATCTTTCAGCTCCGATGGAAGATGGGTATCAAGCGCTTTCGAATCAGTTTAGGAGTTATAGCTATAAAGAGTTGAAGAAAGCAACCGGGAATTTCAAGGAAGAAGTTGGAAAAGGAGGGTTTGGGGCTGTTTACAAGGGAACTTTGGTTGATGATAGAGTTGTTGCAGTGAAAAAACTCGGAGATGTAGTCCAAGGAGAGGAAGAATTTTGGGCAGAAGTGAGTACGATTGGTAAAATTAACCATATGAATCTGGCTAGAATGTGGGGTTTTTGTTCGGAAAGGAAACACAGAATGTTAGTGTATGAATATGTACCAAAAGGATCATTAGACAAACACCTGTTCTCGAGCACAACCCTTCTTGGGTGGAAAGAAAGATTCAAGATTGCGTTAGGCACGGCCAAAGGCTTAGCTTATCTTCACCACGAATGTCTCGAATGGGTTATCCATTGTGATGTGAAACCCGAAAATATACTCCTAGACGAGAATTATGAGGCAAAAATTTCCGACTTTGGGCTAGCAAAGTTACGTCAAAGAGGGAGTCATGGTTCATCGGAAACGACTAGAATTAGAGGTACAAAAGGGTATATGGCTCCGGATTGGGCAATGAATCTTCCCATTACGGCAAAGGTTGATGTGTATAGTTACGGGGTTGTTATCCTCGAGCTTGTGAAAGGGATTCGACTATCGAGTTGGGTTGAATTAGAGGAAATACCCGAATTGGTTAGATTTGTGAGAATGGCTAAAAGGAAAGAAGATTCTTGGGTGGAAGACTTGGTTGATTCAAGATTGGTAGGAAATTTTAGCAGGAATCAAGCTGCTATAATGATTGAGATTGGACTTTCTTGTGTGGAAGAAGATAGAAACAAAAGGCCAAGCATGGAATCTGTTGTGCAAGCTCTTGTAGAATGCTATGGAGATGAGAAACTAGTTGTGTAA
- the LOC130825513 gene encoding chloroplastic group IIB intron splicing facilitator CRS2-B, chloroplastic-like isoform X2, with amino-acid sequence MLCAISAPYTLIQYPKNTHFRANRFAPSTFRVSAVASSSSLDSKATNLEYTPWLIVGLGNPGNKYHGTRHNVGFEMIDKISQTEGILLNTIQSKALIGIGSIGDVPILLAKPQAYMNYSGESVGPLAAYYKVPLRHILLVYDEMCLPNGVLRLQPKGGHGHHNGVKSIMGHLDGRKEFPRLCIGIGNPPGNMDMKAFLLQKFSSTERKQIDAALEQGVEAVRTLVLSGFSDSVTRFNLGQKYKYHKV; translated from the exons ATGTTGTGTGCAATTTCAGCTCCATATACTCTCATTCAATATCCTAAAAATACCCATTTCAGAGCAAATCGGTTTGCCCCATCTACTTTTCGGGTTTCAGCTgttgcttcttcatcttcattggACTCAAAAGCTACAAACTTGGAGTATACCCCTTGGCTTATTGTGGGTTTGGGTAACCCTGGAAATAAGTATCATGGCACTCGACATAAT GTGGGCTTTGAGATGATTGATAAAATTTCTCAGACAGAGGGGATTTTGTTGAACACTATACAATCAAAAGCCTTGATAGGAATAG GTTCAATAGGAGATGTTCCAATTCTCCTGGCCAAACCTCAAGCATATATGAATTACAGTGGAGAATCG gtTGGACCTCTGGCTGCATATTACAAAGTACCTTTGCGccacatcttattg GTCTATGACGAGATGTGCTTGCCTAATGGTGTTTTAAGACTTCAGCCGAAAGGAGGACATGGTCATCACAATGG AGTTAAGAGTATCATGGGACACTTAGACGGACGGAAGGAGTTCCCTCGGTTATGCATAG GTATTGGGAATCCACCGGGAAATATGGATATGAAAGCTTTTCTTTTACAAAAGTTCAGTTCTACTGAACGAAAACAG ATCGATGCTGCTTTGGAACAAGGTGTCGAGGCTGTGAGGACCCTCGTGCTTAGCGGATTCAGTGACAGTGTTACGAGATTTAATCTTGGCCAGAAATACAAGTATCACAAAGTCTAA
- the LOC130825513 gene encoding chloroplastic group IIB intron splicing facilitator CRS2-B, chloroplastic-like isoform X1 has protein sequence MLCAISAPYTLIQYPKNTHFRANRFAPSTFRVSAVASSSSLDSKATNLEYTPWLIVGLGNPGNKYHGTRHNVGFEMIDKISQTEGILLNTIQSKALIGIGSIGDVPILLAKPQAYMNYSGESDMTPPLIRWFGQVQRRSISEPVGPLAAYYKVPLRHILLVYDEMCLPNGVLRLQPKGGHGHHNGVKSIMGHLDGRKEFPRLCIGIGNPPGNMDMKAFLLQKFSSTERKQIDAALEQGVEAVRTLVLSGFSDSVTRFNLGQKYKYHKV, from the exons ATGTTGTGTGCAATTTCAGCTCCATATACTCTCATTCAATATCCTAAAAATACCCATTTCAGAGCAAATCGGTTTGCCCCATCTACTTTTCGGGTTTCAGCTgttgcttcttcatcttcattggACTCAAAAGCTACAAACTTGGAGTATACCCCTTGGCTTATTGTGGGTTTGGGTAACCCTGGAAATAAGTATCATGGCACTCGACATAAT GTGGGCTTTGAGATGATTGATAAAATTTCTCAGACAGAGGGGATTTTGTTGAACACTATACAATCAAAAGCCTTGATAGGAATAG GTTCAATAGGAGATGTTCCAATTCTCCTGGCCAAACCTCAAGCATATATGAATTACAGTGGAGAATCG GATATGACTCCACCACTTATAAGATGGTTTGGGCAAGTGCAACGACGGAGTATTAGCGAACCG gtTGGACCTCTGGCTGCATATTACAAAGTACCTTTGCGccacatcttattg GTCTATGACGAGATGTGCTTGCCTAATGGTGTTTTAAGACTTCAGCCGAAAGGAGGACATGGTCATCACAATGG AGTTAAGAGTATCATGGGACACTTAGACGGACGGAAGGAGTTCCCTCGGTTATGCATAG GTATTGGGAATCCACCGGGAAATATGGATATGAAAGCTTTTCTTTTACAAAAGTTCAGTTCTACTGAACGAAAACAG ATCGATGCTGCTTTGGAACAAGGTGTCGAGGCTGTGAGGACCCTCGTGCTTAGCGGATTCAGTGACAGTGTTACGAGATTTAATCTTGGCCAGAAATACAAGTATCACAAAGTCTAA
- the LOC130825514 gene encoding uncharacterized protein LOC130825514 — protein MTTAARPTWAPAKGGNEQGGTRIFGPSQKYSSRDLAAHTNLKPRKDGQDTQEELQKRNLRDELEQRERRHFSSKDKSYGEDRDRRKGSHLFLEGSRREAEDRIIPKSVDADDSDVDVKSDDESDEDDDDDEEDDTEALLAELEQIKKERAEEKLRMERQQQEEELKVKEAELMRGNPLLNINGPTNFNVKRRWDDDVVFKNQARGETKTAKRFINDTIRNDFHRKFLHKYMK, from the exons ATGACCACTGCAGCAAGACCTACTTGGGCACCTGCGAAGGGTGGAAATGAGCAAGGTGGTACAAGAATTTTTGGCCCATCTCAAAAGTATTCTTCAAGGGATCTTGCAGCGCATACTAATTTAAAACCCAG AAAGGATGGACAAGACACTCAGGAGGAGCTTCAGAAGAGGAACCTTCGTGATGAACTTGAACAGCGTGAGCGAAGACATTTTTCTTCCAAAGACAAATCATATGGTG AGGATAGAGATCGTAGAAAGGGAAGCCATCTTTTTCTGGAAG GATCAAGGAGGGAAGCTGAAGACCGCATTATtcctaaaagtgtggatgctgATGATTCTGATGTTGATGTAAAAAGTGATGATGAAAG TGATGAGGACGATGACGATGATGAGGAGGATGACACAGAAGCTCTTCTGGCAGAGCTTGAACAAATAAAGAAGGAAAGGGCCGAGGAGAAGTTACGAATG GAACGACAGCAACAAgaggaagaattgaaagtcaaagAAGCAGAACTAATGAGGGGAAACCCTTTACTTAATATCAACGGTCCAACCAATTTCAATGTAAAACGAAGGTGGGATGATGATGTTGTATTCAAGAATCAAGCTCGTGGTGAGACGAAAACAGCTAAACGCTTCATCAATGATACCATCAGGAATGATTTCCACAGGAAATTTCTACACAAGTACATGAAGTAA